In Streptomyces longhuiensis, the following proteins share a genomic window:
- a CDS encoding sensor histidine kinase, producing the protein MHDMLLIALFAFLGALGAGLLGALALFVLRRRSLTVSLTVVAAVAVTAMLAGTLVVAWAMFLSPHDLTVVTTVAAMAATVSLATALLLGRWVVARSNALTLAARSFGDGGSFAAPLVPATAELAALTRELEATSAKLAASRDRERALETSRRELVAWISHDLRTPLAGLRAMSEALEDGMAADPDRYLRQIRTEVERMNEMVGDLFELSRIHAGTLVLTPSRISLHDLVGDALAGADPLAREHGVRLVGDRVDKIPVEVDGKEMSRVLGNLLVNAIRRTPADGTVAVAAAGSTDGVVLTVTDGCGGIPEQDLPRVFDTGWRGSHARTPPSGAGLGLAIVRGIVEAHRGSAAVRNVAGGCCFEVTLPAAGA; encoded by the coding sequence GTGCATGACATGCTCCTCATCGCCCTTTTCGCGTTCCTTGGTGCCCTCGGCGCGGGCCTGCTGGGCGCGCTCGCCCTGTTCGTGCTGCGCCGCCGCTCCCTGACGGTGTCGCTCACGGTCGTCGCCGCCGTCGCCGTGACGGCGATGCTGGCCGGAACGCTCGTCGTGGCCTGGGCGATGTTCCTGTCCCCGCACGACCTGACCGTCGTGACGACCGTCGCCGCGATGGCCGCCACCGTGTCACTGGCCACCGCGCTGCTCCTCGGTCGCTGGGTCGTGGCCCGCAGCAACGCGCTCACTCTCGCCGCCCGCTCCTTCGGCGACGGCGGCAGCTTCGCGGCGCCCCTCGTCCCCGCCACGGCGGAACTCGCCGCGCTCACAAGGGAGTTGGAGGCAACCAGCGCCAAGCTGGCCGCCTCCAGGGACCGCGAGCGCGCCCTGGAGACCTCGCGCCGCGAGCTCGTCGCCTGGATCTCGCACGATCTGCGCACCCCGCTCGCCGGGCTCCGCGCGATGTCCGAGGCGCTGGAGGACGGCATGGCGGCCGACCCGGACCGCTATCTGCGCCAGATCCGCACCGAGGTCGAGCGCATGAACGAGATGGTGGGCGACCTCTTCGAACTGTCGCGCATCCACGCGGGGACCCTCGTCCTGACCCCGTCCAGGATCTCCCTCCACGACCTCGTGGGCGACGCGCTCGCGGGCGCCGACCCGCTCGCCCGCGAACACGGCGTACGCCTCGTCGGCGACCGCGTCGACAAGATTCCCGTCGAGGTCGACGGCAAGGAGATGAGCCGCGTCCTCGGCAACCTCCTCGTGAACGCGATCCGTCGCACGCCGGCCGACGGCACGGTCGCCGTGGCGGCGGCCGGCTCCACGGACGGTGTGGTCCTGACGGTCACGGACGGCTGCGGCGGCATCCCCGAGCAGGATCTGCCGCGCGTCTTCGACACGGGATGGCGCGGCAGCCACGCCCGTACACCCCCGTCGGGCGCGGGCCTCGGGCTCGCCATCGTCAGGGGAATCGTCGAGGCCCACCGGGGCAGCGCCGCCGTGCGCAACGTGGCCGGAGGCTGCTGCTTCGAGGTGACGCTCCCCGCCGCCGGGGCGTAG
- a CDS encoding glycosyltransferase family 2 protein translates to MIPPDCPSLPAPASSVDVVLPCLDEAAALPWVLARIPDGWRALVVDNGSTDGSPDVARSLGATVVTEPRRGFGAACHAGLLASDADVVCFCDCDASLDPGLLAPFVQDVVAGRADLVLGRRRPQGRGAFPVHARAGNLALAGMLRRRTGLRLHDLGPLRAAHRTSLLALDLADRRSGYPLQMVVRAADAGWRIEERPVPYRPRTGKSKVTGTWRGTWQAVRDMRAVLAEKPRPALSSHGEAASR, encoded by the coding sequence GTGATCCCCCCTGACTGTCCCTCCCTCCCCGCCCCGGCCTCGTCGGTCGATGTCGTGCTGCCCTGCCTCGACGAGGCCGCCGCGCTGCCGTGGGTGCTGGCCCGCATCCCGGACGGCTGGCGGGCGCTCGTCGTGGACAACGGTTCCACCGACGGCTCCCCCGACGTCGCCCGTTCCCTGGGCGCGACGGTGGTGACGGAGCCCCGGCGCGGCTTCGGGGCCGCCTGCCACGCGGGCCTGCTGGCGTCCGACGCGGACGTCGTCTGCTTCTGCGACTGCGACGCGTCGCTCGACCCGGGTCTGCTGGCGCCGTTCGTCCAGGACGTCGTCGCGGGCCGGGCCGATCTCGTGCTCGGGCGGCGCAGGCCGCAGGGCCGCGGCGCCTTCCCCGTGCACGCGCGCGCCGGGAATCTCGCGCTGGCGGGGATGCTGCGCCGGCGCACCGGGCTGCGGTTGCACGACCTGGGCCCGCTGCGCGCCGCGCACCGCACCTCCCTCCTGGCCCTGGACCTCGCGGACCGCCGCAGCGGCTACCCCCTCCAGATGGTCGTCCGGGCCGCCGACGCGGGCTGGCGCATCGAGGAGCGCCCGGTGCCCTACCGGCCCCGTACGGGGAAGTCGAAGGTCACCGGCACCTGGCGTGGCACCTGGCAGGCGGTACGGGACATGCGCGCGGTCCTCGCGGAGAAACCCCGGCCCGCGCTCTC